A region from the Variovorax paradoxus genome encodes:
- a CDS encoding carbohydrate ABC transporter permease: MNATNKPINQKAWWLVLPVLICVAFSAIVPLMTVVNYSVQDIISPDRRVFVGTEWFASVMRDDELHQALWRQLGFSLSVLLVEIPLGICLALSMPAKGWKSSAVLVVVALSLLIPWNVVGTIWQIYGRADIGLLGHALQKLGVDYNYTGSAADAWLTVLVMDVWHWTPLVALLCFAGLRSMPDAYYQAARIDGASKFAVFRYIQLPKMRGVLMIAVLLRFMDSFMIYTEPFVLTGGGPGNSTTFLSQYLTQKAVGQFDLGPAAAFSLIYFLIILLFCFVLYNWMQRVGTQEAEVEK, translated from the coding sequence ATGAACGCTACGAACAAGCCCATCAATCAAAAGGCCTGGTGGCTCGTGCTGCCGGTGCTGATCTGCGTGGCCTTCTCGGCCATCGTGCCGCTGATGACGGTGGTCAACTATTCGGTGCAGGACATCATCTCGCCCGACCGGCGCGTGTTCGTCGGCACCGAATGGTTCGCCTCGGTGATGCGCGACGACGAGCTGCACCAGGCCCTCTGGCGCCAGCTGGGCTTTTCGCTGTCGGTGCTGCTGGTGGAGATTCCGCTGGGCATTTGCCTGGCGCTGTCGATGCCGGCCAAGGGCTGGAAGTCTTCGGCGGTGCTGGTGGTGGTGGCGCTGTCGCTGCTCATCCCGTGGAACGTGGTCGGCACCATCTGGCAGATCTACGGCCGCGCCGATATCGGCCTTCTGGGCCACGCGCTGCAGAAGCTGGGCGTCGACTACAACTACACGGGCAGTGCGGCGGACGCGTGGCTCACGGTGCTGGTGATGGACGTGTGGCACTGGACGCCGCTGGTGGCGCTGCTGTGCTTTGCCGGCCTGCGCTCGATGCCCGACGCCTACTACCAGGCCGCGCGCATCGACGGCGCGAGCAAGTTCGCGGTGTTCCGCTACATCCAGCTGCCGAAGATGCGCGGCGTGCTGATGATCGCGGTGCTGCTGCGCTTCATGGACAGCTTCATGATCTACACCGAGCCCTTCGTCCTCACGGGCGGCGGTCCGGGCAATTCCACCACTTTCCTGAGCCAGTACCTCACGCAGAAGGCCGTGGGGCAGTTCGACCTGGGGCCGGCTGCTGCCTTTTCTCTGATCTATTTCCTGATCATTCTGCTGTTCTGCTTCGTGCTCTACAACTGGATGCAGCGCGTGGGTACGCAGGAAGCGGAGGTGGAGAAATGA
- a CDS encoding carbohydrate ABC transporter permease: MNEKRFRKRSIFLVLYILFALLPIYWMVNMSFKTNEEIVSSFSFFPHELTWANYARIFTDESWYSGYINSLIYVAINTVISLTVALPAAYAFSRYSFLGDKHVFFWLLTNRMTPPAVFLLPFFQLYSTVGLMDTHLGVALAHLLFNVPLAVWILEGFMSGIPREIDETAYIDGYSFPRFFVKIFLPLIKAGVGVAAFFCFMFSWVELLLARTLTSVNAKPIVATMTRTVSASGMDWATLAAAGVLTIVPGAIVIWFVRHYIAKGFAMGRV; the protein is encoded by the coding sequence ATGAACGAAAAGAGATTCCGCAAACGCAGCATCTTCCTGGTGCTCTACATCCTGTTCGCGCTGCTGCCCATCTACTGGATGGTCAACATGAGCTTCAAGACGAACGAGGAAATCGTCTCGAGCTTCTCGTTCTTTCCGCACGAGCTCACCTGGGCCAACTACGCGCGCATCTTCACCGACGAGTCGTGGTACTCGGGCTACATCAACAGCCTGATCTACGTGGCCATCAACACCGTGATCTCGCTCACCGTGGCGCTGCCGGCAGCCTATGCGTTCTCGCGCTATTCGTTCCTGGGCGACAAGCATGTCTTCTTCTGGCTGCTGACCAACCGCATGACACCGCCCGCGGTGTTCCTACTGCCGTTCTTCCAGCTCTACAGCACCGTCGGCCTGATGGACACCCACCTGGGCGTGGCGCTCGCGCACCTGCTGTTCAACGTGCCGCTGGCGGTGTGGATCCTCGAAGGCTTCATGAGCGGCATTCCGCGCGAGATCGACGAGACGGCGTACATCGACGGCTACTCGTTCCCGCGCTTCTTCGTGAAGATTTTCCTGCCGCTCATCAAGGCCGGCGTGGGTGTGGCGGCGTTCTTCTGCTTCATGTTCAGCTGGGTCGAGCTGCTGCTCGCGCGCACGCTCACCAGCGTGAACGCCAAGCCCATCGTCGCGACCATGACGCGCACCGTGAGCGCCTCCGGCATGGACTGGGCCACGCTGGCCGCCGCGGGTGTGCTCACCATCGTGCCGGGCGCGATCGTGATCTGGTTCGTGCGCCACTACATCGCAAAAGGCTTTGCGATGGGCCGGGTCTAA
- a CDS encoding DUF2160 domain-containing protein — translation MFDWMVWTTPVAVFFICIALMLVGMTVWEFKSPTTMRRGWLPIATTRGDRLFIGLLAAAYLNLVFIGLAGKFQEWMSLGAEPSIWISFVLSMGLLALVMRKG, via the coding sequence ATGTTCGATTGGATGGTCTGGACCACCCCGGTGGCTGTTTTCTTCATCTGCATCGCGCTCATGCTGGTTGGCATGACGGTGTGGGAGTTCAAGTCGCCCACCACCATGCGGCGCGGCTGGCTGCCCATTGCCACCACGCGCGGCGACCGGCTCTTCATCGGGCTGCTTGCCGCGGCCTACCTGAACCTGGTCTTCATCGGCCTGGCCGGCAAGTTCCAGGAATGGATGAGCCTCGGCGCCGAGCCTTCGATCTGGATCAGCTTCGTGCTGTCGATGGGGCTGCTCGCGCTGGTGATGCGCAAGGGCTAA
- a CDS encoding ABC transporter substrate-binding protein, translating to MKMRYTALAMAAAMFAAHGAWAAEPEAKKWIDSEFQPSTLSKDQQTAEMKWFIDAAKKLQAKGVKEISVVSETITTHEYESKTLAKAFEEITGIKVKHDLIQEGDVVEKLQTSMQSGKSIYDGWISDSDLIGTHYRYGKMMNLTDYMAGAGKEFTNPGLDIKDFIGTKFTTAPDGKLYQLPDQQFANLYWFRADLFDRKDLKDKFKAKYGYDLGVPLNWSAYEDIAEFFSVDVKTIDGKPIYGHMDYGKKDPSLGWRFTDAWLSMAGTADIGNPNGMPIDEWGIRVADDKCTPVGAAVSRGGATNSPAAVYALTKYIDWMKKYAPKEAMGMTFGEAGPVPAQGQIAQQIFWYTAFTADMTKKGLPVVNEDGTPKWRMAPGPNGPYWKQGMQNGYQDVGSWSFFNGHDANKTAAAWLYAQFVTSKSVSLKKTIVGLTPIRESDIQSKAMTDMAPKLGGLVEFYRSPARVAWTPTGTNVPDYPKLAQLWWKNVAEAVTGEKTPQKAMDNLADEMDNVMARLERAGMAHCAPKLNAKGDPNKWLSDQHAPWKKLANEKPKGETIEYSKMLTAWKEGKAR from the coding sequence ATGAAGATGCGCTACACGGCATTGGCAATGGCAGCGGCGATGTTTGCCGCGCACGGTGCATGGGCCGCAGAGCCCGAGGCCAAGAAATGGATCGACAGCGAGTTCCAGCCATCCACGCTCAGCAAGGACCAGCAGACCGCCGAGATGAAGTGGTTCATCGATGCGGCCAAGAAGCTGCAGGCGAAGGGCGTGAAGGAGATCTCGGTGGTGTCCGAAACCATCACCACGCATGAATACGAATCGAAGACGCTCGCCAAGGCTTTCGAGGAAATCACCGGCATCAAGGTGAAGCATGACCTGATCCAGGAAGGCGACGTGGTCGAGAAGCTGCAGACCTCGATGCAGTCGGGCAAGTCGATCTATGACGGCTGGATTTCCGACTCCGACCTGATCGGTACGCACTACCGCTACGGCAAGATGATGAACCTGACCGACTACATGGCCGGCGCGGGCAAGGAGTTCACCAACCCGGGCCTGGACATCAAGGACTTCATCGGCACCAAGTTCACCACCGCGCCCGACGGCAAGCTCTACCAGCTGCCCGACCAGCAGTTTGCCAACCTCTACTGGTTCCGCGCCGACCTGTTCGACCGCAAGGACCTGAAGGACAAGTTCAAGGCCAAGTACGGCTACGACCTGGGCGTGCCGCTCAACTGGAGCGCCTACGAGGACATCGCCGAGTTCTTCAGCGTCGACGTGAAGACCATCGACGGCAAGCCGATCTACGGCCACATGGACTACGGCAAGAAGGACCCGTCGCTGGGCTGGCGCTTCACCGACGCCTGGCTTTCGATGGCCGGCACCGCCGACATCGGCAACCCCAACGGCATGCCGATCGACGAATGGGGCATCCGCGTGGCCGATGACAAGTGCACGCCCGTGGGTGCTGCGGTGTCGCGCGGCGGCGCCACCAATTCGCCGGCCGCCGTGTACGCGCTCACCAAGTACATCGACTGGATGAAGAAGTACGCGCCCAAGGAAGCCATGGGCATGACCTTCGGCGAAGCCGGCCCGGTGCCGGCGCAGGGCCAGATCGCACAGCAGATCTTCTGGTACACGGCCTTCACGGCCGACATGACCAAGAAGGGCCTGCCCGTGGTGAACGAGGACGGCACGCCCAAGTGGCGCATGGCGCCCGGCCCGAACGGCCCGTACTGGAAGCAGGGCATGCAGAACGGCTACCAGGACGTGGGTTCGTGGTCGTTCTTCAACGGCCACGACGCCAACAAGACGGCCGCCGCCTGGCTCTATGCCCAGTTCGTCACGTCCAAGAGCGTCTCGCTCAAGAAGACCATCGTGGGCCTGACGCCGATCCGCGAATCGGACATCCAGAGCAAGGCCATGACCGACATGGCGCCCAAGCTCGGCGGCCTGGTCGAGTTCTACCGCAGCCCCGCGCGCGTGGCATGGACGCCCACCGGCACCAACGTGCCCGACTACCCGAAGCTCGCGCAGCTCTGGTGGAAGAACGTGGCCGAGGCCGTGACGGGCGAGAAGACCCCGCAGAAGGCAATGGACAACCTGGCCGACGAGATGGACAACGTGATGGCCCGCCTCGAGCGCGCGGGCATGGCCCATTGCGCGCCCAAGCTCAACGCCAAGGGCGATCCGAACAAGTGGCTCAGCGACCAGCACGCCCCGTGGAAGAAGCTGGCCAACGAGAAGCCCAAGGGCGAGACCATCGAATACAGCAAGATGCTGACGGCCTGGAAGGAAGGCAAGGCGCGCTGA
- a CDS encoding dialkylrecorsinol condensing enzyme encodes MNSSISSPAARIKRVLVIHYSQTGQLGSVAEQIVAPLRADPGISVHVETLRPQADFPFPWPFLTFFDAFPESAHMKPPPLAPLSLTGDEDFDLVILPYQVWFLAPSQPVVAFLKHPLAQRLLGGKPVVTVIACRNMWLLAHEKLKGLLDAVGARLIDNVVLTDPGPTLATFFTTPAWLIWGRKRGFWGMPDAGLSEAQIRGAGRFGRALREALRNDLERGLQPLLAGLGAVRADARLLISEKAGTRSFFLWGKLIMAAGRPGAWQRKPLLLLYVVFLLVLIVTVVPVSLSLQALLRPLFKGWLTKMTASFERPSGSATDRSPLYDD; translated from the coding sequence GTGAACTCAAGCATTTCCAGCCCCGCCGCGCGCATCAAACGTGTCCTGGTGATCCACTATTCGCAGACCGGCCAGCTCGGCAGCGTCGCGGAGCAGATCGTCGCGCCACTCAGGGCCGATCCGGGGATCTCCGTGCACGTCGAAACCCTGCGCCCGCAGGCGGATTTCCCGTTCCCCTGGCCGTTCCTGACCTTCTTCGACGCGTTTCCGGAGTCGGCCCACATGAAGCCGCCGCCGCTCGCGCCGCTCTCGCTCACGGGCGACGAAGATTTCGACCTCGTCATCCTGCCGTACCAGGTCTGGTTCCTGGCGCCGTCGCAGCCGGTCGTCGCCTTCCTGAAGCACCCTCTGGCGCAGCGCCTGCTCGGGGGCAAGCCGGTGGTCACGGTCATCGCCTGCCGCAACATGTGGCTGCTGGCTCACGAGAAGCTCAAGGGCCTGCTCGACGCGGTGGGCGCGCGCCTCATCGACAACGTGGTGCTCACCGATCCCGGCCCGACGCTGGCCACTTTCTTCACCACGCCGGCCTGGCTGATCTGGGGCCGCAAGCGCGGTTTCTGGGGCATGCCCGATGCCGGCCTGAGCGAGGCACAGATCCGGGGCGCGGGCCGTTTCGGCCGGGCGCTGCGCGAGGCGCTCCGCAACGACCTGGAGCGCGGATTGCAGCCGCTGCTCGCGGGCCTGGGCGCGGTGCGGGCCGATGCGCGGCTTCTCATCAGCGAAAAGGCCGGCACGCGCAGCTTTTTCCTCTGGGGCAAGCTCATCATGGCGGCGGGCCGGCCCGGCGCCTGGCAGCGCAAGCCGCTGCTGCTGCTCTACGTGGTGTTCCTGCTCGTGCTCATCGTCACGGTCGTCCCGGTGAGCTTGAGCCTCCAGGCGCTGCTGCGGCCGTTGTTCAAGGGATGGCTGACTAAAATGACAGCCAGCTTCGAACGCCCTTCGGGCTCGGCCACGGACCGTTCCCCCCTCTATGACGACTGA
- a CDS encoding beta-ketoacyl-ACP synthase III produces the protein MTTEVFLTRTAAFLPFSPVSNEDIEDVLGRIGGKASRARRLILRSNGIQSRHYAIDRATGRLAMSNAQLTASAIRALGDIGPVDCLATGTSLPDQLMPNHAVMVHGELGWPRLEVVACAGICLAGTTALKHAWLSVRSGDARRAVATGSELASAVMRGSRFEAELEHKLQALEERPELAFEKDFLRWMLSDGAGAVLLEREPRGPLSLRVEWIDLSSAAHELPVCMYAGADKNAEGGLDGWARTAPEDWRRESTFAVKQDVRLLNENIVRATLGEPLAAIVEKRGLKAADIDWFLPHLSSGYFVEPVSRCLEAMGFAIPRERWFSNLATKGNTGSASPYIMLDELFRSGRIEPGHKLLMFVPESGRFSSGFIYMEAV, from the coding sequence ATGACGACTGAAGTCTTCCTGACCCGCACCGCCGCCTTTCTGCCCTTTTCCCCGGTCAGCAATGAAGACATCGAAGACGTCCTCGGCCGCATCGGCGGCAAGGCCTCGCGCGCGCGGCGGCTGATTCTTCGCAGCAACGGCATCCAGTCGCGCCACTACGCCATCGACCGGGCCACCGGCCGGCTCGCGATGAGCAATGCGCAGCTCACCGCCTCGGCCATCCGGGCGCTCGGCGACATCGGCCCGGTGGATTGCCTCGCCACCGGCACCTCGCTGCCCGACCAGCTCATGCCCAACCACGCGGTGATGGTGCATGGCGAGCTCGGCTGGCCGCGCCTCGAGGTGGTGGCTTGCGCGGGCATCTGCCTGGCGGGCACCACGGCGCTCAAGCACGCGTGGCTCTCGGTGCGTTCGGGCGATGCGCGGCGCGCGGTGGCCACCGGCTCGGAACTGGCCTCCGCCGTGATGCGCGGCTCCAGGTTCGAGGCCGAGCTCGAGCACAAGCTCCAGGCGCTCGAAGAGCGGCCGGAGCTCGCCTTCGAGAAAGACTTCCTGCGCTGGATGCTGTCCGACGGCGCCGGCGCCGTGCTGCTCGAGCGCGAGCCGCGCGGCCCGCTGTCGCTGCGCGTGGAATGGATCGACCTGTCTTCCGCCGCGCACGAGCTGCCGGTGTGCATGTATGCAGGCGCCGACAAGAATGCCGAGGGCGGGCTCGACGGCTGGGCGCGCACCGCCCCCGAAGACTGGCGGCGCGAGTCGACCTTCGCGGTCAAGCAGGACGTACGCCTGCTCAACGAGAACATCGTGCGCGCCACGCTGGGCGAGCCGCTGGCGGCCATCGTCGAGAAGCGCGGCCTGAAGGCGGCCGACATCGACTGGTTCCTGCCGCACCTGTCGTCCGGCTATTTCGTCGAACCCGTGAGCCGCTGCCTCGAGGCGATGGGCTTTGCGATTCCGCGCGAGCGCTGGTTCAGCAACCTCGCGACCAAGGGCAACACCGGGTCGGCATCGCCCTACATCATGCTCGACGAGTTGTTCCGCTCAGGCCGCATCGAGCCCGGCCACAAGCTGCTGATGTTCGTGCCCGAAAGCGGCCGCTTCTCGAGCGGCTTCATCTACATGGAAGCCGTGTGA
- a CDS encoding BtrH N-terminal domain-containing protein: MKFEHQQAAHCESGVISNLMRHHGVPMTESMALGLSSALSFAYLPFIKLSGLPLISYRMPPKAIIKGLLAPMAARFRFETFRSPEAGAQRLDALLASGQIVGLQTSVYWLPYFPPNMRFHFNAHNLLVYGKEGDDYLISDPVFEEPVRCASADLSRARFAKGVLAPKGLMYYPQAIERKTVDAASVTKAIRKTVRTMLAPVPIVGVRGMRTLARRMQKLSPADPRSVDFIGHVVRMQEEIGTGGAGFRFIYAGFLQEAAQLLDKPQLQQMSERLIAIGDDWRAFALKAARMVKGREPVDPAALAGKLREQAQQEETFFRDLKAAVA; the protein is encoded by the coding sequence GTGAAATTCGAACACCAACAGGCGGCGCATTGCGAAAGCGGCGTCATCTCGAACCTCATGCGCCACCACGGCGTGCCCATGACCGAGAGCATGGCGCTCGGCCTGTCGTCGGCGCTGTCGTTCGCCTACCTGCCGTTCATCAAGCTCTCGGGCCTGCCGCTCATCTCGTACCGCATGCCGCCCAAGGCGATCATCAAGGGCCTCTTGGCGCCAATGGCCGCGCGCTTTCGCTTCGAGACCTTCCGCAGCCCCGAGGCCGGCGCGCAGCGCCTCGATGCACTGCTTGCGAGCGGGCAGATCGTGGGGCTGCAGACCTCGGTCTACTGGCTGCCGTACTTTCCGCCCAACATGCGCTTTCACTTCAACGCGCACAACCTGCTGGTGTACGGCAAGGAGGGCGACGACTACCTGATCAGCGACCCGGTGTTCGAAGAGCCGGTGCGCTGCGCCAGCGCCGACCTCTCGCGTGCGCGCTTCGCCAAGGGCGTGCTCGCGCCCAAGGGCCTCATGTACTACCCGCAGGCCATCGAGCGCAAGACGGTCGATGCGGCGTCGGTGACCAAGGCGATCCGCAAGACGGTGCGCACCATGCTCGCGCCGGTTCCGATCGTCGGCGTGCGCGGCATGCGCACGCTGGCCAGGCGCATGCAGAAGCTGTCGCCGGCCGATCCGCGCAGCGTCGATTTCATCGGCCACGTGGTGCGCATGCAGGAAGAGATCGGCACGGGTGGGGCAGGCTTCCGCTTCATCTACGCGGGCTTCCTGCAGGAGGCGGCGCAGTTGCTCGACAAGCCGCAGCTGCAGCAGATGTCCGAACGGCTCATCGCCATTGGCGACGATTGGCGTGCCTTCGCTCTGAAAGCGGCGCGCATGGTGAAGGGCCGCGAGCCGGTCGATCCCGCCGCGCTGGCTGGCAAGCTGCGGGAGCAGGCACAGCAGGAAGAGACATTCTTTCGCGACCTCAAGGCCGCTGTCGCCTGA
- a CDS encoding ABC transporter ATP-binding protein: MLELKNLGYRYPHADAAALADVSLAVPRGCVMGLLGPNGAGKTTLISHLSGALAVQSGEIRIDGQPLQQVRAKAPTRIAVAPQDQAFYPMLTVAENLACFAAAGGLAGARKKERIEACTRFSQLEQFAGVRAERLSGGLRRRLNLAIALLPEPELMLFDEPTVGVDPQSRAFILDAIKSLAQQGAAVIYASHYMEEIEAIADRVAILDHGRVLREGSLEELLSKSAMLLTLAADGLDAQRLSRFGTVEQGGVHWRIHLREGTGPGPVLQALEAEGIEVRHAEFGRHDLEQLFMSLTHRSLRD, encoded by the coding sequence ATGCTCGAACTGAAGAACCTCGGCTACCGCTATCCGCACGCCGACGCCGCCGCGCTGGCCGACGTCTCGCTCGCGGTGCCCCGAGGCTGCGTGATGGGCTTGCTAGGCCCCAACGGCGCGGGCAAGACCACGCTGATCTCGCACCTCTCGGGCGCGCTCGCGGTGCAGTCGGGCGAGATCCGCATCGACGGACAACCGCTGCAGCAGGTGCGCGCCAAGGCCCCCACGCGCATCGCGGTCGCGCCGCAGGACCAGGCCTTCTATCCGATGCTCACCGTGGCCGAGAACCTGGCCTGCTTCGCCGCGGCGGGCGGCCTCGCCGGCGCGCGCAAGAAGGAACGCATCGAGGCCTGCACGCGCTTCTCACAGCTCGAACAGTTTGCCGGCGTGCGTGCCGAGCGGCTCTCGGGCGGCCTCAGGCGCCGCCTCAACCTGGCGATCGCGCTGCTGCCCGAACCCGAGCTGATGCTGTTCGACGAGCCCACGGTGGGCGTCGATCCGCAGTCGCGCGCCTTCATTCTCGATGCCATCAAGAGCCTGGCGCAGCAGGGTGCGGCGGTGATCTATGCCTCGCACTACATGGAAGAGATCGAGGCCATTGCCGACCGCGTGGCCATCCTCGACCATGGCCGCGTTCTGCGCGAAGGCTCGCTCGAGGAACTGCTCTCGAAGAGCGCCATGCTGCTCACGCTGGCGGCCGACGGGCTCGACGCGCAGAGGCTCTCGCGCTTCGGCACGGTGGAGCAGGGCGGCGTGCATTGGCGCATTCACCTGCGCGAAGGCACCGGGCCCGGTCCGGTGCTGCAGGCTCTGGAGGCCGAAGGCATCGAGGTGCGCCATGCCGAGTTCGGCCGGCACGACCTCGAGCAGCTCTTCATGTCGCTCACCCATCGCTCGCTGCGCGACTGA
- a CDS encoding ABC transporter permease, with protein sequence MLFALIKKELLALVRDMHGLAALFLMPMVFIVLMSLTLKDIYRPPLAELSYAVDRRDTETPAQWLQQIWQRSHGAPKALDADWQAQLRSGALKYVIVLEPGLSAELESAALSTQAHIRLLTEPGIDANLFNALRAELVGASGELKARLALAVPGTSGPPPGASIQALVKAERYSTAGPRPTSVQQNVPAWLVFGMFFVVASLSSLFVQERSSGALGRLRSLGVSRFMLLMSKALPYLGVNALQAVLMLAAGIWLMPLIGGDALSLAGIHWGALVLALAAVSLAAVSLSLALACAVRSHAQAATIGPMVNVLMAAAGGIMVPKFVMPGFMQRLVEISPMNWGLEALLTVLLRGGGMADTLPQVGRLVMFAAAMFLLAVFLFRRPAS encoded by the coding sequence ATGCTCTTCGCGCTCATCAAGAAGGAACTGCTCGCGCTCGTGCGCGACATGCACGGGCTGGCGGCGCTGTTCCTGATGCCGATGGTCTTCATCGTGCTGATGTCGCTCACGCTGAAGGACATCTACCGCCCGCCGCTCGCGGAGCTGAGCTATGCGGTCGACCGGCGCGACACCGAGACGCCGGCGCAATGGCTGCAGCAGATCTGGCAGCGCAGCCACGGCGCACCCAAGGCGCTCGACGCCGACTGGCAGGCGCAGTTGCGCAGCGGCGCGCTCAAGTACGTGATCGTGCTGGAGCCCGGCCTGTCGGCGGAACTCGAATCGGCCGCGCTGTCGACCCAGGCCCACATCCGGCTGCTGACGGAGCCCGGCATCGACGCCAACCTGTTCAACGCACTGCGCGCCGAACTCGTCGGAGCGTCCGGCGAACTGAAGGCGCGCCTGGCGCTGGCGGTGCCCGGCACCTCGGGCCCGCCGCCGGGCGCCTCGATCCAGGCGCTGGTGAAGGCCGAGCGCTATTCCACCGCCGGGCCGCGGCCCACCTCGGTGCAGCAGAACGTGCCGGCGTGGCTGGTGTTCGGCATGTTCTTCGTGGTTGCCTCGCTCTCGAGCCTGTTCGTGCAGGAGCGCAGCTCGGGCGCGCTGGGCCGGCTGCGCAGCCTGGGCGTGTCGCGTTTCATGCTGCTGATGTCGAAGGCGCTGCCCTACCTTGGCGTGAACGCGCTGCAGGCCGTGCTGATGCTGGCCGCCGGCATCTGGCTGATGCCGCTGATCGGCGGCGACGCGCTCTCGCTCGCGGGCATCCATTGGGGCGCGCTGGTGCTGGCGCTCGCGGCCGTGAGCCTGGCCGCGGTGAGCCTGTCGCTGGCGCTTGCGTGCGCGGTGCGCAGCCATGCGCAGGCAGCGACCATCGGGCCGATGGTCAACGTGCTGATGGCGGCGGCCGGCGGCATCATGGTGCCGAAGTTCGTCATGCCGGGCTTCATGCAGCGGCTGGTCGAGATCTCGCCGATGAACTGGGGCCTGGAGGCGCTGCTCACCGTGCTGCTGCGCGGCGGCGGCATGGCCGACACGCTGCCGCAGGTCGGCCGGCTCGTGATGTTTGCGGCCGCCATGTTCCTTCTCGCCGTCTTTCTGTTTCGCAGGCCCGCATCGTGA
- a CDS encoding acyl carrier protein — MVTHSHSAEFIASLKAMVLEAVEKDAPPGGLGDDEPLFGPEARLDLDSLDALQVSMTIQQRFGVRMPDSKETRRALTSIAHLADHLVQAGKA, encoded by the coding sequence ATCGTGACCCACTCCCATTCCGCCGAATTCATCGCCAGCCTGAAGGCCATGGTGCTCGAGGCCGTCGAGAAAGACGCGCCGCCGGGCGGCCTTGGCGACGACGAGCCGCTGTTCGGGCCCGAGGCCCGGCTCGACCTCGATTCGCTCGACGCGCTGCAGGTTTCGATGACGATCCAGCAGCGCTTCGGCGTGCGCATGCCCGACAGCAAGGAAACGCGCCGCGCGCTCACCTCCATCGCCCATCTGGCCGACCACCTGGTGCAAGCGGGCAAGGCATGA
- a CDS encoding beta-ketoacyl synthase N-terminal-like domain-containing protein yields the protein MSGGSVYLAGMGLACTLGNDLPTAVAALARGGVRPVPVAVSEGVQWPVHMLPPQEGDWKQRLERVVRSVAAQAYEGTAAARSGPLFVASSSLDIGGMEHTVQDLRLGGDLQDFAGLVAAALDWRGPVFTISTACTSALNAVLAGCDLIRSGQADEALVIGAELGNRFTVAGFGAMQLLSSDGAQPFGAGRNGLVLGEAVAALRLGSRAARWRIAGGANVVDGRNPSGTEASAVLAMCHQALAQSGLRPQDIDLIKVQAAGSPANDAIEALALKQVFDPLPPLVSLKSAIGHTLGASGAAELALLVGCIEAGVWPSAGYAIDDELGIALSTQAPAVLRNILLNVVGFGGGHASLVLEDGR from the coding sequence ATGAGCGGTGGGAGCGTGTACCTGGCCGGCATGGGCCTAGCCTGCACGCTGGGCAACGATCTTCCGACCGCCGTGGCGGCCCTGGCGCGCGGCGGCGTGCGGCCCGTGCCGGTGGCAGTCTCGGAAGGCGTGCAGTGGCCGGTCCACATGCTGCCGCCGCAGGAGGGCGACTGGAAGCAGCGGCTGGAGCGCGTCGTGCGCAGCGTGGCCGCGCAGGCGTACGAAGGAACGGCGGCAGCGCGGTCCGGTCCGCTCTTCGTCGCATCGTCCTCGCTGGACATCGGCGGCATGGAGCACACGGTGCAGGATCTGCGGCTGGGCGGCGACCTGCAGGACTTTGCCGGCCTCGTGGCCGCTGCGCTCGACTGGCGCGGGCCGGTCTTCACCATCTCCACGGCCTGCACCTCGGCGCTCAACGCGGTGCTCGCGGGCTGCGATCTCATCCGGAGCGGGCAGGCCGACGAGGCGCTGGTGATCGGTGCCGAGTTGGGCAACCGCTTCACGGTGGCCGGCTTCGGCGCGATGCAGCTGCTCTCGTCCGACGGCGCGCAGCCCTTCGGCGCCGGCCGCAACGGGCTGGTGCTCGGCGAGGCGGTGGCCGCATTGCGCCTGGGCTCGCGCGCGGCGCGCTGGCGCATCGCGGGCGGGGCCAATGTGGTCGACGGGCGCAATCCCTCGGGCACCGAGGCCAGCGCAGTGCTCGCCATGTGCCATCAGGCGCTGGCGCAGAGCGGGCTGCGGCCGCAGGACATCGACCTGATCAAGGTGCAGGCCGCGGGCAGCCCGGCCAACGATGCGATCGAGGCGCTGGCGTTGAAGCAGGTCTTCGATCCGCTGCCGCCGCTGGTGTCGCTCAAGTCGGCGATCGGCCACACGCTGGGCGCCTCGGGTGCCGCCGAGCTGGCCTTGCTCGTTGGCTGCATCGAAGCTGGCGTGTGGCCGTCGGCCGGCTATGCCATTGATGACGAGCTCGGCATTGCCCTGAGCACGCAGGCGCCAGCAGTGCTGCGCAACATCCTGCTCAACGTGGTCGGGTTCGGCGGCGGGCATGCCTCGTTGGTGCTGGAGGATGGCCGATGA